CCGCCTTCGCCGGCCTGGTCTGGATGTCCAGCTGGACGTGGCTCAGCAAGCGCTTCGAGTGATCACCAACCGGCTGCACGTCCTGCGGGCTGAGCGCCGCTGGAGCCAGGCGGAGCTGGCTCGCCGGGCTCATGTCTCTCGTCAGACCATCGTCTCCCTGGAGAACGGTCGGTTCGAGCCGAGCCTCAAACTTGCGCTACGTCTCGCGGCCGTCTTCGCTCGCCCAATCGAGGAGATCTTCACGCCCGACCCGGAAGACCTCGCCCTCATTGATGTCCCAGATCGCCAGTAGCCGATCGGGTCGCGGGATGATCAGTGCGGCGGTCCGACGCGCGTAGCGCGACTAACCGGTAGCCTCCACGCACCAGACATCGAGCGAAGGGGGCTACAACGATGCGGGCGAAGCAGCGGGCAGGCGTACTCGCGGCACTATTCGTCGCCGCCACCATGGGCGGCTGCACCACGAACGAGGACGCACAGGCGGTGGAGAGCACGCCGACGCAGCCGGCCACGCAGTCCCAGGAGATTCCGGCGGACGCTCCTGGCGCGGATGAGCCGATGGACGATGCTGCGATCTGCACCGCTTACGGCGATGTGATGACGATCGTGGAGAACGCCGACCTGGGCCTCGATGACGGCCGGATGGAGGCGCAGGAGCATGAGGGCTGGTACCGGCTGGCCACGCGCGTGCTCGATCGCTTGCCCTCAGGTGAGGGAAGTGCAGTCCGGCAAGCGATCGCCGAGCTGCAAGAGGTCGCCCCCGCTATCTCGCTCGGTGCGGGCGAAGGTCCGAGCGGTGTGCAGTCAACCGAGTGGCACGAAGCCCAAGGAGCCCTCGGCGACGCCTGCGACGACCTCGGCGTCCCGTTGAGCACCAGCGTCTTCACCGGCGGATAGCCCCGGCCAAGTGCTCACACACGTCTTGGCGCGCGACAAGGGGTGTGTGCTGGTAGCACACATCTCTTGCAGATCCGCTAGGCTTGTGTGGTGGAGATGCACGAGAGAAACCTAGTGCCGGTGTCCCAGGCTGCCCAGAGGATGGGCGTGAGCCGCCAGCGCATCATGCAGCGGATCCACAACAAGTCGGTGCGGGGGCAGAAGATCGGCAACCAGTGGGTCGTCGATGCTTCCACACTCCGCCCGCCCAGCGCGGCTCGTCCGCTTTCATCGCGAATGGCCTGGGCGCTAGCCGGTGCGCCGGTCCACCTGGCACCGGAGGAGCGCAGACGCACCAGAGACCGGATCAAGCGCCTGGAGGAGCAGCCGAAGAGGGATCGGGCCAGGCTGATCCAGTCCTGGTTGGCCAAGAGGGGCGAGCTATTCTCGCTAGAGGTCAACCCCAATGACCTGGCCGAGCTGCGTGGCGACGACCGCCTCCTTCTCAGTGGCATTTCCGACCCTCGCGCTGGACTGTCATCAGGTCGTCAGCTGGAGGCCTACATCCCCAAGGAGGCCCTCCAAAGCTTCGCTGATGACTACTTCATCGATCTCGAAGCGCGACCGAGCAGCCCGAACGTGCTGCTCCGGGTCGTGCACAGCCCGAGCCCGCCCGAGATGGCACCGGACCCCCATTGGGGCCCGCGGGACGGCGTGGCGATTGCGCCCTTACTGCTCTCGATCACCGATCTGCTGGATCGCCAAGGCACATCCCGAGAGAACCATGCCGCAATGGAGATGATGGAGAACTTGTGGCAGTAGCGATGCCAGCGATGGTGCCGGCGCAAGAGCAGGGCTGGCTGGCCTTGTTCCAGATCGGTGAGCGCATGCCCTCGGGATGGGCACTGGTCGGCGGTCAGCTCACCCACCTGCACTGCGCCGAGCGCGGCGTGACGCCGCCGCGGCCCACGACCGACCTGGACGTGGTCATGGACGTGCGTCAGCACCCCAACTCTCTGATGGACTTCACCACAGTGCTCGTCGATCTCGGCTTTGAGAGCGTCGGCGTGAGCCCGGAGGGTTTCCAGCACCGGTTCAAGCGCGGCGATGCGCTCATCGACGTGCTCATCCCACGCCATCTAATCTAGGGGAGCGAGCCGAGACGCGCCGCGGGGCAACAGGCTCTCCAACCGTCCCTGCCCCTGGGAGTCAGCAGGCCCTCCGCAGGACGGAGCGCATCGAGTTGGACGTCGCTGGCACTGTCGGTTCGGTTCTTCGGCCCAGCCTGCTCGGTGCGCTCGTGGCCAAGGCTTCTACGACGCAGATCATCATCGACAAGAACCCCACCCGACACATCGAGGACTTCTGCGTCCTCGCCTCGATGCTCTCCACCTCCGACCTGCGCGCGGAGATGGAGAAGCTCGACGTCGATCGGTTGGGGAACATGGTCGCCCGAGCTATCGACTCTGGACTCATCGAGCAGAACCCGGGGGCCAACCGCGGGATCAACATGCTGCGCGTCGCGTTGCGCCGCCTCCCGAACCGCTCCGGCAGCAGTTCGGACGACTCCCGGGTCGCCTGAGTGCGATGCGGGGGTACGGCGGGGGCAGTTCAGGGCCCCGCCTCAAGGAGTCGCCGCTGACGGATCGTTCACTGGTAGCGCGCTGCGGGCCAGCGCCAGCCTCGATGCTCGTGGCCGCTGCGCGTTCAGGCCCGCGACTCCGGGGCAGCCAGCGTGGCCAGATGATGCAGTGAATCGGCGAGACGTTCGGGCCCTATCGGCGGGAACCGCAGGTAGTCGTGGACGGACTGCGGCACCGCCGTCCAGTCGTAGGTGAGCGTCACCTCGGTCTGTGACGGACTGACGGGAACCAGGTCGTAACGCCAGAACCAACCGCCGAACTCGAGTTGGCCGTCGCCTGCGGGGGCGTGCCCGGTCAGCCAACCGATGGCGCGCGGTGGGTCGAGCACGTGGACCTTGTTGAACGTCCGATAGTCACCTTCTGGATGATCAGGATGATTCATACCCATCCGGAAGATTTGCCCCACCTTCGTCAGCCGCGCCTGGTCCACGGCCTCCACGACCCGGCCGGTGCCGTCGGTCGCTCGGCTCCTTCCGTCGATCGCCGCGTGCGTCGTCGGGTCTGCCAGTACGGCAAATACCCTGTGGGCGGACGCAGTGACCGTGAGAGTTGCGCTCACACTCTTCTGGCACACGGCGTACACGCTCCCTCATCATCTCGACCGAGAACTTAGCTTCCCCGAGAGCGAAGCCCCCGTGACTAGACCACGCGCAGGACCGCGGCGGCCGATCACCGTGACGGCCACACCCAGGCGGGACGATCCAGTGGCCCTTCCTGACCGTCGATGCGGGTCTCGCCGAGGTCTTTCACCAGGTGCACGTGCTCGGCATCCGGTGCCAGGGCCTCCTGCAGGGCAGCGGCGTGGGTGACCACGACGAGCTGGGTCTCCTCCGCCGCCCGGCGCATCAGGGTGGCCAGTGGCCCGAGGAGGCTGGGATGCAGGCTGGTCTCGGGTTCGTTGAGCACCATCAGTTGCGGCGGACGCGGAGTGAGCAGAGCCGCGGCCAGCATCAGATAGCGCACCGTGCCGTCGGAGAGCTCGGGAGCGCGCAGCGGGCGGAGCATCCCGGGCTGGTGCAGGAGGACCGAGAACCTGCCGGCGCTGACGTCGATCCCGATGCGGCTACCGGGAAAGGCCTCGTCGACGGCCGAATGCAGCAGGTCGGCCCGTCCGATCTCCTCGATCGTGGCCAGGGCGCTGGGCAGGTCGCTCCCGTCGGCGGCCATCACCGGCGTGCGGGTGCCCACCACCCCTGCTCGTGCCGGTGCCGCTGCGTCGGTGCGCAGGTGATCGTAGAAGCGCCAGCCCCGCAGCGATTCGCGCAGCCTCAGCAGCTCCGGCGCCTGGTGCGGGTCCGCCAGCGCGGTGACGCACGAGTCCGAGGCTGCCAGCGCGGCCGTCATCTCCTGCCAGCCGGCCTCGGTGCGGGTGCTCACGAGCGGGCCCTTGCGGCGGACCAGCTGTGCCGCGGGCCGCGCGACCGGTCCGGCCCAGACCGTCTCGGTCTTGATCTCCGGGTCGAGCGCGAATCGGGTCTGGGTCCCGTCCGGGCGCGGCAGCCCCAGGTCC
Above is a window of Ruania suaedae DNA encoding:
- a CDS encoding helix-turn-helix transcriptional regulator — translated: MITNRLHVLRAERRWSQAELARRAHVSRQTIVSLENGRFEPSLKLALRLAAVFARPIEEIFTPDPEDLALIDVPDRQ
- a CDS encoding ATPase; this encodes MSATLTVTASAHRVFAVLADPTTHAAIDGRSRATDGTGRVVEAVDQARLTKVGQIFRMGMNHPDHPEGDYRTFNKVHVLDPPRAIGWLTGHAPAGDGQLEFGGWFWRYDLVPVSPSQTEVTLTYDWTAVPQSVHDYLRFPPIGPERLADSLHHLATLAAPESRA
- a CDS encoding AAA family ATPase, which encodes MLTTLAVQGYRSLLDVVLPLGPLTVVTGANGTGKSSLYRALRLLADAARGTAIGALATEGGLGSTMWAGPAHLSATMRSGAVPVQGTRRSGPVRLQLGFASDELSYAMDLGLPRPDGTQTRFALDPEIKTETVWAGPVARPAAQLVRRKGPLVSTRTEAGWQEMTAALAASDSCVTALADPHQAPELLRLRESLRGWRFYDHLRTDAAAPARAGVVGTRTPVMAADGSDLPSALATIEEIGRADLLHSAVDEAFPGSRIGIDVSAGRFSVLLHQPGMLRPLRAPELSDGTVRYLMLAAALLTPRPPQLMVLNEPETSLHPSLLGPLATLMRRAAEETQLVVVTHAAALQEALAPDAEHVHLVKDLGETRIDGQEGPLDRPAWVWPSR